In the Candidatus Bathyarchaeota archaeon genome, TTTCTCTAAAGTCCAGTGAATACTTGATCTAAGCTCGCGCAGTCTATCTGCCGTAACGTTTTTAATCACAATCTCTCGAATAGCATCACCGTCTAAAATTAATTCGTAAGAAAAGATTTTATCGGGAGTTATTTCACCCTTACTTGCGGCTTCGCTGTCTTTTTCTTGCATCTTGCTTAGAACACGCTCGATCAAAAACTGTTGAAAAGGTGGAGTTTTCACGTTAAATGTCCTATCTTTGGCGATTGTCACACACATAGACTCTTGACTCATGTATAGATTCGCTAGAAGCCCTCCTGTCACTGCTTTAAGAGGAACAACAGTTTCATATTCCATAACGGGCGGCAAAGCAAGTGCCTTGGCACGTTTTGGCTTTGCAATCTCAACTCTTTTAAATCCTTTTTCCAATAAAATTTTGTTAACGAATTCAAGCAGAATTTTCAAACTTTCCAAATCGGCTTCTGCGTCTGCAATCTTCTTTTCAAGCAGCGTCTTAAACTCGGCAAGCTTCTTCATTTTATCAATTTCGTTACTCTTTTCTTCTCTTGCCACAGTCTTTCCCAAGGCAAAACTATCAACTACGTTCCTTATGAAAGCTTGCATTCTTCAACAAAGCGAAACTAATCAAAGAAGGGTAACATTTTATTTGAATTTGAGTTAAATATAAGTTTGTCCCACAAGTCATAAAACTGAAATCTCCTAAATCAGTTTAAAAATCAAATGTATTTTACCCTGAAGTAATGGGATATAAGATGTTGGATGAAGAAGAATTTCGGAAATTTTTGAAAAGAAGTGGGCGGTCGCAGAGTGCCATCAAGCGGTGTGTTGTGTATATGACGGAATTTGAGCGTTATTTGCAAGAGTACCGAGGTGGCAAAAAGCCTGACGAAGCATGTCCCGAGGATCTCAAAGCCTTTGTGTTGTGGGGTGAAAAGGAGCTGAAACCGCGAGTCAAGGGATACTTGTGGAGTATTCGTTACTATTATGAGTATACCTCGAACGAGGGAATGCGAAAACTTGCAAATGAGTTTCGTGAGCAAAGGATTAAGCGAGCGTCTTTTGCGTTAAAGAGGTTTCGAGGCGTTAACGCTGAATATGTAAAGAGGCTTGCTGCTCTAGGTATTCGAAACGTGGAAGAGATGGTGGAGTCGGGACGAACAGGCAGTGGAAGGAAGGAGTTGTCGGCGAAGACTGGTATACCGCTCGAATCTGTTCTGGAGTTCGTGAAGCTCTCAGACTTGGCGCGAATCCCAGGTGTCAAAAATATTCGTGCACGACTATACTATGATGCTGGAGTTGATACCATCGAGAAACTGGCAGAATGG is a window encoding:
- a CDS encoding DUF4332 domain-containing protein: MGYKMLDEEEFRKFLKRSGRSQSAIKRCVVYMTEFERYLQEYRGGKKPDEACPEDLKAFVLWGEKELKPRVKGYLWSIRYYYEYTSNEGMRKLANEFREQRIKRASFALKRFRGVNAEYVKRLAALGIRNVEEMVESGRTGSGRKELSAKTGIPLESVLEFVKLSDLARIPGVKNIRARLYYDAGVDTIEKLAEWDSRALRAMLIEFIERTEFDGIAPLPKEAKSTVATAKKLSKIVEY